The window AATCGTGTCACATTTTCCCGTGTATACAAgtttttaaaatacatatatccaaagttttcttaatttaaaatattttgtacatttctagaaaaaaaaagtgtaatgaataaaatatccTAACTAGTCTTAATTCACTATTGCTTTCCTCTTTTGTTTCCTGTAGGGGGTTTTTGTAATTGAAAGTTCGATTGCAAAGATGAATTTTGAAAGCTGAATGTTGAGTTCTGCATGTTTGGATTCGTTTGGTTGAAACTACTGTTACCAAATAAATTAGATACATTTGATGCACCAAATCCTGAAAAagacaatttgaaataataataaaggcaTGCAAATATTTTCTCTGATTATTGAATAATGGAAATAGCATTTTAATATATTGtaacaaattttaacaattccacagcgtttttgaagcgtgtatgTATCGTGCCATTtttaatggcgtagttttccttgtcaaatgtcaaaatatgacagtttcaaaagtgacagctgttcagatgctattcaaaatgaaatctcttattggaaaattctttatatcgggtgtcccaaactcgatggcctattagacgtttctagaaaactaatcataattttgagcttaaaatttgcatattggggtttgagacaatgatctttctcccttaaatattttcagatctctacaacttccggttataccggaaacagactactacttccttatttcaaatggcacacccagtatattattgcatcattagatagcttttttgatggcaatatgccataccttgggtaaaaattcaacggttcatgagttattgggattcttatgaaaaaaaaggtggcgatgaggactcacatttttttgaatatttcagcagaaaaagcctttctcgagaaaaatttgttttgtttcgtttacgcaaatacgtagtattataagactgttttcggcttggaccaaaaatgtacagggtgtttataagaggatcatgaacttggacaactcaaattcatcaaaactcaagattttcaaattagaacctatattttttattatttcagtcgattctacgtacgaaaatagtgggggttacttcagcaaaccctatacctaaaatgaatacttcaagagttatcggggaagaacttcaaatgaggaaaaaccgctatttataactgtgggaataactgtctgttacttccgtaaaacacaaaaagaaaataaaattcgatgtttggataactaaattttacatttcatgaatttcaattaatttttcgttggtattgttgagaaatctataaaccaatacaatttttaattacgaataattcattacaattcttgatatgtcaaatttagtgatgaaaacatcgaattctAGTTTCTTTCcgtgttttacggaagtaacagacagttattcccacagttataaatagcggtttttccttatttgaagttcttccccgataactcttgaagtattcattttaggtatagggtttgctgaagaaacccccactatttttgtacgtagaatcgactgaaataataaaaaatataggttctaatttgaaaatcttgagttttgatgaatttgagttgtccaagttcatgatcctcttataaacaccctgtacatttttcgtccaagccgaaaacagtcttataatactacgtatttgcgtaaacgaaacaaaacaaatttttctcgagaaaggctttttctgctgaaatattcaaaaaaatgtgagtcctcatcgccaccttttttttcataagaatcccaataactcatgaaccgttgaatttttacccaaggtatggcatattgccaaaattgccatcaaaaaagctatctaatgatgcaataatatactgggtgtgccatttgaaataaggaagtagtagtctgtttccggtataaccggaagttgtagagatctgaaaatatttaagggagaaagatcattgtctcaaaccccaatatgcaaattttcagctcaaaattatgattagttttccagaaacgtctaataggccatcgagtttgggacacccgatatagaaATTTTCTGTTACTTTCAAGATAATAAGTTGTGAATGCTTACCAGTAGTATTTCCCATTCCTGGATAAGGAGTGCCCACATTTTGTTGACTcataatgggaaaatttgaggTTATAATTTGATTGAAGGGAGTTGGTCCACAAGCAATTTTCGGAGGACTGGGATTCATTGAAGTTGAAACCGACTGATGAGGGTTGAGTTTCTTATCCAACGATTCAAAAGGATTAGTGAAATCGTTGGCAATTTGTTTTCTCAAATTGATGAACAGTTCTTTCTGAGATTCTACTTGTGTATGTACCGATTGAAGCCTACCAGCTAATGCCACAAAGGTATCATGGAGTCGCTTCATACCTAAAGATAAATCTGGAAAAAATTCTAAAGGTTAGTTAATGGCAAATATGTAAAAAtctaattttccatccaaacaTGCTTtaattaatttctctaatttattgggaaaaacatttttctctaattctataGCAAATCCGTTGtaacttgtagaacaaaatcgtgcgagaatctcagatttcatggttatatttcattattatatgttggtactagcAACTCTACTGTCACAGATGTATCTTTTATCTGTTAAaattgtgatacagaaaacagttctgccaaccaacattttccaatgcagAAATTACTGAACAATTTTTagggaaatattccattgaaataaaaaaatgtcaataattcttgaaagGACTACATTATAAAGAATTATTATGTCCTATTCGCTTCCTCAAGGAAAGCAAATAAATAAATGACATGATTTTGAAAGTATCATATCATTTCACACCACTTTACAGGTTAATTGAGAATTGAAtggaaaattttgcaaaaaagaACTTATACCGATTTGAACAAGCAAGCAAAAGCTCCTAATATctgataaaaatttgaaaaacacaagtaaaaaaaaacctaaattCACAAACCTTGTGAAGTGAGAGTAGCTGGTTGGCCGAAATTCTTGACATATTTATCAGTGTTCTCGATTTGAATTTTCAAGGCGTGCATTTCTTTTTCGAATTTGTCCGCCAAGTTCAGGAAGAAATTCATGGGGGCCTGATTTTCATACTGCAGTCCAGCGGGGGTGTCCTGTGTTCTTTGCGCCATCTCCAATAGTTGTAAGCCCTGAGCAGTATCGTATTTGAGCTTTTCCGCCAAACTTCTATTCCTCTCCAACTGCGATTCTATTTCTTTTATAACATTGTTGAGCACTCCTATTTGGGCTTCAACACTTCGAAAATCTTTGACGCAACATCTAGAGACGTCTGAgctgtatattttttgttgtttgatgtAGTTTTTGAAATTCTCGATATCTTGTTGTATTTCGTTCGGTACTTGTTGCTCTTTAGGTGGTACTTCTTTAGCTGCTGCCGTTCCTAAAGTAGAGGATGTTGATGTTTGAATTCCTCCCAGGCCAACTTTAACTGGGGCTGCACTGCTCGTCGGATTAGATAAACCTATGAAAATATTCGTTGGAAGAAAACCGGCTCTTGTATCCAACTACACAATAatattaagagggaacaccatcaTGTGGCTGGTcagttggaact is drawn from Harmonia axyridis chromosome 7, icHarAxyr1.1, whole genome shotgun sequence and contains these coding sequences:
- the LOC123683866 gene encoding nuclear pore complex protein Nup58, translating into MSSGFSFGAKTSAPSFGGNNTLSFGGQQPANNQFSFGSNTQQPAAGFPLALNLSKPTNAVAPQPTGFGLAAPNVTVTTSALSFGGAPASSVAATPGLNFGGNANTSGFSFGAPASSGIGQTAPAASALSFGGLTTATPSLGAPSTATPNFGLVSTAPTTASTGLSTGFTLGGATSTAAPTLGGISSAASTPGFSFGTKATAGSTTSAPSTSFGTTATTAPTLNFGLSTNTSTGGLNFGTSTASSGALNFGTSTATTGGLNFGTSAAPTSFSLSNPTSSAAPVKVGLGGIQTSTSSTLGTAAAKEVPPKEQQVPNEIQQDIENFKNYIKQQKIYSSDVSRCCVKDFRSVEAQIGVLNNVIKEIESQLERNRSLAEKLKYDTAQGLQLLEMAQRTQDTPAGLQYENQAPMNFFLNLADKFEKEMHALKIQIENTDKYVKNFGQPATLTSQDLSLGMKRLHDTFVALAGRLQSVHTQVESQKELFINLRKQIANDFTNPFESLDKKLNPHQSVSTSMNPSPPKIACGPTPFNQIITSNFPIMSQQNVGTPYPGMGNTTGFGASNVSNLFGNSSFNQTNPNMQNSTFSFQNSSLQSNFQLQKPPTGNKRGKQ